One stretch of Candidatus Binatia bacterium DNA includes these proteins:
- a CDS encoding glucose-1-phosphate thymidylyltransferase, whose protein sequence is MKALVLTGGAGRTLVPFSATRPKAMTVVAGGSLLRRTLQHLREAGISDVTIVLGQHGNLVEETFGDGAELGLNLSYVRQERARGIADAILQARSKFMPGEYFVLVYGDVVTSANPFLQLLQSFNTFKSPIAGVCLPGPPTARYGNVYLSGTRITKIVEKPRTPGLGNYVLSGFFVLPTELFAWVEESGSDMERVFDRLTSSVGVHASIWEEGWIDVEYPWDVLAANRMVMDTWEEARISREAKLDNNVTISGPVRIEAGSTIRAGAVLAGPCYIGRDCYVGNNVLVRSYSSLGPGSTVGYGVELKNCVVFGRARIGRLSFIGDSVVGEHVDVGSGTMTVNETMDRQPVVVDIRGVSVDSGLKKLGAFVGDAAKIGAGNTLAAGTIVEAGAVIPHHTTVPRPE, encoded by the coding sequence ATGAAAGCCTTGGTTTTAACGGGTGGTGCCGGGCGCACGTTGGTGCCGTTTTCCGCCACGCGCCCGAAAGCAATGACGGTAGTCGCCGGAGGTTCGCTGCTGCGCCGCACCCTGCAACACTTGCGCGAAGCCGGCATTTCCGACGTAACCATAGTGCTCGGCCAGCACGGGAACCTAGTCGAGGAGACCTTCGGCGACGGTGCGGAACTGGGCCTGAACCTGAGCTACGTCCGCCAGGAACGGGCCCGGGGCATTGCCGATGCGATCCTGCAAGCGCGCAGCAAGTTCATGCCGGGCGAGTACTTCGTGCTCGTCTACGGCGACGTGGTGACCTCGGCCAACCCGTTTTTGCAACTGCTGCAATCGTTCAACACGTTCAAGAGTCCCATTGCCGGTGTGTGCTTGCCGGGTCCACCCACCGCTCGCTACGGCAACGTGTATCTCAGCGGCACGCGCATTACCAAGATCGTGGAAAAACCACGCACTCCCGGATTGGGGAACTACGTGCTCTCGGGATTCTTTGTTCTCCCCACCGAGTTGTTCGCATGGGTGGAAGAATCGGGCTCCGACATGGAGCGGGTCTTCGACCGGCTCACCTCCAGCGTGGGCGTCCACGCCTCCATTTGGGAAGAGGGCTGGATCGATGTGGAATACCCCTGGGACGTGTTGGCCGCGAATCGAATGGTGATGGATACGTGGGAAGAAGCTCGCATTTCCCGCGAAGCCAAACTCGACAACAATGTGACGATCTCGGGCCCGGTTCGCATCGAGGCCGGTTCGACGATCCGGGCAGGCGCCGTGCTGGCCGGCCCCTGTTACATCGGGCGAGACTGTTACGTGGGCAACAATGTGCTCGTGCGCAGCTACTCCTCTCTGGGTCCAGGTTCGACCGTGGGCTACGGAGTGGAACTCAAAAACTGCGTCGTGTTCGGTCGTGCCCGTATTGGGCGATTGTCGTTCATTGGCGACAGCGTCGTGGGCGAACACGTGGACGTTGGCTCGGGCACAATGACCGTAAACGAGACCATGGATCGGCAGCCGGTGGTGGTGGACATTCGCGGGGTGTCGGTAGATTCCGGGCTGAAAAAGCTCGGGGCCTTCGTGGGCGACGCAGCCAAGATTGGGGCGGGCAACACGCTGGCTGCCGGCACGATCGTGGAGGCGGGTGCCGTCATTCCGCATCACACAACCGTACCGCGCCCGGAGTAG